In the genome of Bradyrhizobium arachidis, one region contains:
- a CDS encoding LLM class flavin-dependent oxidoreductase — MKSGLSSRLRCGIFDHLDDDGQDAARQYEDRLKLIEVCDSLGFYAYHLAEHHCTPHGRGPSPHLFLSSAAQRTRRLRLGPLVLLLNLYHPLRAFEEICMLDQLSGGRLEVGIGRGSQPIEWGYFGISADAAPSRYAEASEILNIALKGHTLSYQGDHFELSDVPLALRPHQRPSPPIWIASNRAESAQWAAANGANLACIGPACAVRNVTDTYRSHRPHNTAAHGREPLLGLARMVVIAKSDQDAHAAAETAYRRWLESFKFLYELNAIPTPPALPLTFDAALESELCVVGTPASVRQVLLQQMEVAGANYLLCQLAFGNLPLEISLYTATAIKTEILGSFGG, encoded by the coding sequence GTGAAGAGTGGCCTTTCTTCAAGACTAAGGTGCGGCATTTTCGACCATTTGGATGACGACGGCCAAGATGCCGCACGACAATATGAAGATCGTCTCAAGCTGATCGAGGTCTGCGACTCGCTCGGATTCTACGCTTATCACCTGGCCGAGCATCACTGCACACCTCATGGCAGGGGGCCCTCGCCGCACCTGTTCCTATCAAGTGCCGCGCAGCGCACCCGGCGATTACGCCTCGGTCCGCTCGTACTGTTGCTCAACCTTTATCATCCATTGCGCGCATTCGAAGAGATCTGCATGCTTGACCAATTGAGCGGCGGCAGGCTCGAGGTCGGGATAGGCCGCGGTTCCCAGCCCATTGAATGGGGCTATTTCGGCATCAGTGCAGACGCTGCACCAAGTCGTTATGCGGAAGCCAGTGAAATCTTGAATATTGCGCTGAAGGGACACACGCTATCTTATCAGGGAGACCACTTCGAGTTGAGCGACGTACCCTTAGCGTTGAGGCCCCATCAACGTCCATCTCCGCCCATTTGGATCGCAAGCAATCGGGCGGAGTCGGCGCAGTGGGCCGCGGCAAATGGCGCCAATCTGGCGTGCATAGGCCCCGCCTGCGCTGTTCGGAACGTTACGGACACCTACCGTTCCCATCGACCCCACAACACAGCCGCACACGGCCGCGAGCCACTTCTCGGGCTGGCCCGCATGGTCGTGATTGCGAAGTCTGATCAGGACGCTCATGCGGCGGCCGAAACTGCGTATCGCCGATGGCTGGAAAGCTTTAAGTTTCTTTACGAGCTTAACGCCATTCCGACACCGCCCGCCCTTCCGCTGACCTTCGATGCAGCACTTGAGAGCGAATTGTGCGTCGTTGGAACGCCGGCTTCCGTCCGACAGGTCCTTCTCCAGCAGATGGAAGTGGCGGGTGCCAACTACTTGCTTTGCCAGCTTGCATTCGGAAACCTACCGCTGGAGATTTCCCTGTACACCGCAACTGCAATTAAAACTGAAATTCTCGGTAGCTTCGGCGGATAA
- a CDS encoding branched-chain amino acid ABC transporter substrate-binding protein, with translation MLNRCAPAASVALLFCALASVARGSDVNIAVAGPMSGSSAAFGAQMRDGAAAAVEALNASGLLLDTKVILTVADDACDPKQAVAVANKLTTERVRLVVGHFCSSASIPASEIYAEAGIIQVSPGSSNPQLTERGLDTVFRICGRDDQQGIVAAEYIHRTFPNDKIAVLDDKSTAGKGIADVVEAQLRQFAKQVIRQSYVAGEKDYRALVSRMKKERVRVAYIGGYHIEIGLFVRQASEARAELMVMANDPLMTSEFWAITGSAGNGTLFTFMPDPARNANAAGVVAALKASNLSAEGYTLYAYAAVQAWAEAVNRTGSFNAVRVANALRSRPTDTVIGPVRFDRKGDNAAPGFLVYRWREGRVETVEQN, from the coding sequence ATGTTAAATCGTTGTGCGCCTGCTGCGAGTGTCGCGCTTCTCTTCTGCGCCCTCGCCTCTGTTGCGCGCGGCTCCGACGTCAATATTGCCGTGGCTGGCCCAATGAGCGGAAGCAGCGCTGCGTTCGGCGCACAAATGCGCGATGGTGCAGCTGCGGCAGTCGAGGCGTTGAACGCTTCTGGCCTACTTCTCGATACCAAGGTGATATTGACTGTCGCCGACGACGCGTGCGACCCGAAGCAAGCTGTCGCAGTCGCGAATAAGCTCACAACAGAGCGGGTCCGGTTGGTGGTTGGCCATTTTTGCTCTTCTGCGTCGATCCCGGCCTCCGAGATCTACGCCGAAGCAGGCATCATTCAGGTGTCACCAGGCTCGTCAAATCCTCAGCTAACAGAACGGGGCCTTGACACCGTCTTTCGGATCTGCGGCCGCGACGACCAACAGGGCATCGTTGCCGCAGAGTATATTCACCGGACCTTCCCTAATGACAAGATCGCAGTACTCGACGACAAGAGCACCGCAGGCAAGGGTATCGCCGACGTCGTTGAAGCACAGCTTCGGCAATTCGCTAAACAAGTCATTCGGCAAAGCTATGTAGCCGGTGAAAAGGATTACAGGGCGCTGGTCTCAAGGATGAAGAAGGAACGGGTGCGTGTCGCCTATATCGGCGGTTATCATATCGAAATCGGATTGTTTGTACGCCAAGCGTCAGAAGCAAGAGCGGAACTTATGGTCATGGCGAACGACCCTTTGATGACCTCTGAATTCTGGGCCATTACAGGCAGCGCCGGAAATGGCACGTTGTTTACCTTCATGCCGGACCCCGCCAGGAACGCCAATGCGGCCGGCGTGGTGGCCGCACTCAAAGCTTCCAACCTGTCCGCTGAAGGCTACACGCTTTACGCCTATGCGGCCGTGCAAGCATGGGCAGAGGCGGTGAACCGGACCGGTTCTTTCAATGCTGTGCGCGTAGCTAACGCACTTCGTTCACGGCCGACCGATACCGTGATTGGCCCAGTCCGGTTCGATAGAAAGGGAGACAATGCGGCTCCTGGCTTTCTGGTTTACCGTTGGCGAGAGGGCCGTGTTGAAACTGTCGAGCAGAACTGA
- a CDS encoding MerR family transcriptional regulator, with protein MSKATPRRRRWRIGELAEATGVTVRTLHHYEHTGLLAASERTDGGHRMYDRESVQRVHQIRALRELGFSLVEIRKAMEGTTSLTDLLRKHLERIELQVARATLLRDRLRNMTIDSDIQVSVDELPATLNAMSRVETHNQTSRCTCKLAADREERWRRIRDDLRDCMDRGEHPCGERAKAVAVAARLLIGEIAGADTRVSMILKVLARLSAPRSLAGWDPCLMQYLDLALGGLEDQPY; from the coding sequence ATGAGCAAAGCTACACCACGAAGGCGTCGATGGCGCATTGGCGAACTTGCAGAGGCGACCGGAGTAACGGTACGCACGCTGCATCATTATGAACACACCGGGCTCCTAGCAGCTTCAGAGCGTACTGACGGCGGCCACCGGATGTACGACCGCGAAAGTGTGCAACGGGTTCACCAAATTCGAGCGCTACGTGAGCTTGGCTTCTCCCTTGTCGAGATCCGTAAAGCTATGGAGGGCACGACCTCACTTACCGATCTTCTGCGCAAACATTTAGAACGGATCGAACTTCAAGTCGCTCGAGCAACTCTGCTGCGAGATCGCTTGCGCAACATGACCATCGACAGTGATATCCAGGTAAGTGTGGATGAGCTGCCTGCCACCCTCAATGCCATGTCGCGGGTCGAGACGCATAATCAGACGTCCCGATGCACCTGTAAGTTAGCTGCAGATCGCGAGGAGCGGTGGCGGCGGATCCGCGACGACCTGCGTGATTGCATGGATCGAGGCGAGCATCCTTGCGGCGAGCGGGCAAAGGCTGTCGCAGTTGCAGCACGCTTGCTGATCGGCGAAATCGCTGGCGCCGATACACGCGTTTCGATGATCCTGAAGGTACTTGCACGATTAAGCGCCCCCCGTAGTCTGGCTGGTTGGGACCCCTGCCTCATGCAATATCTCGATCTGGCCCTTGGCGGGTTGGAGGATCAGCCGTACTGA